In Desulfovibrio inopinatus DSM 10711, the DNA window CCCAATTGGAAAAAAAATCGTCCACCTGAGGCAAAAAATTGTGTTCTCCACGCCGCGACGTTTTCCAACATAGCGAGAGGCACAAAAGCAGTGTAGGATGTTCCGGTAGGAAGAAATCGCATAGGAATATTGGTTGCACCTACTAAGAGTCGTGGTTCATTTCATCATACAGGTTGCGTTGTTCTTTGGAACGTCCCTGATCCTGATGGTTACTTTGGCCGAATTGCTGCTGCTTGCCGTCCTCCATCTCCACATGCACCACACAATCCTCCGGCAACTTGCCATTGAGCCGGCTCGCAAGATCCGTCCCCAGTTCGTTGAGCATAGCGTAGGAATGCGCGTCGTTGGTCACCAATTGTACGGAGAGCTTGCCACCTTCCATGCGCAGGCGAACCTCCGTACCAGGGATCACATTTTCTTTCAGTTGAATGCGCACTTCGTGCCCCGTGGCCGTACCTTCATGAGAAACAAGTACTCGGTCGCAGACTTCTTGAATCTGGGCCTCCATGCCTGCGTGATCATTCTGGACCGTATGACCAGCTTCCTGGCTTCCACCAAGAGAATCAAGCAGCCTGTCTCCTAGTGTTTGTGGCTGCTGAACGCTGCCAGCCACCACATTTTCATCTCGTTGCTGTTGCCTGGAGTCCGAGTCATGCAGCGTATCTCCACGCCGATCCAGGCTTTTTTTTTCCTCTACAAGGCGAGTCAATCCGTCTTGTGCGCCTTTGTCGCCAACTCGCTTTTCTTTACCGTCGTCTTTTGCTTTACTGTAATTCGCCTCCCAAAAATGATCTTTGTCTCCGACGCCTTTCTTTATTGGCTTACCGCCCAAATGGCTCAGTATGGCGTCAGCCATACTGACACCGGAATCCTTCACATTTTTATGATCGATCTTTTGTCCGACTTTCGTCTTGTCGTCGAATTTCCGTTTAGAGGCAATATCTCGCCCGACTGCAGGTTTACCGTTAAAATGAGTGACGGGTTGAATGTCAGACTTTTGTTTTCTGTCACCTATATGCGCATTACTCTGTAGCTTTTCGTCACGTTCGCCATGCTCACTATGGTGTAAGGCGTCATGGAAGAGTGTGTCGGGTCTGGCGGCGGCTTGGTTGTCCCTCTTTTGCTCTCTGCCACCGACATGCGCATCGCCGTGCGCCTTTTCACCACGTTCTCCATGTTCACGATTATGCAAGACGTCGCTGAACGCATGTGGCTGGGGGACGGATTGAGTCTCTCCCTTCTGCTCTCTGTCACCGACATGTACATCGCTCTGTGACTTTTTGCCACGTTCTCCACGTTCACCGTGATGTAAAGCGTCATGGAACTCGTCGGGTTGGACGACGGATTGAATGTCTCCCCTCTGCTCTCTGTCGTCGTCATGCACATCACTCTGTGACTTTTCGCCATGTTCTCCATGCTCACCATGATGCAAAGCGCGATGGAACTCGTCGGTCTGCTCATGCGATGCGTGACGTCGTGGTACCTGCTGGGCCTCGGATGTCGGAGCAGACTCATGCGACATGGAAACATCGTTCAATTTGTCGGTCATAGTGCGTCCTCTCCATCAAACAATGAAGCCCTGGAGCGGCTGGTAAAATCTTCCAGTTCTTCCTCTTCAGCAAGGAGCTGCCGCTTGGCTTCCTCATTGAGCCACGTTTCTTTATGCTTTTCCAGCTTCTCTTTTTCCTGGGTCAAGGCTTGCCGTTTCGCCTTGGCCTTTTCCACTTCGATCTCGGCTTTGCGCAAGATGTCTTCAGCCTGGGCGACCTTATCCCGATATTCTGCATCGCCGTGCTTAAGATCCTGGATGTAACTCACCACTCGTAAAATATGGTCTGGCGAATGCAGCCCTCCTGTCAACTCGGACATCATCGACTCCGCCTTACGTTCACGCCACTCGATGTAATCCGCCAGTTCTTTACGCCGGGCTTCTACCGCTTCCCGCTTCTCCTGGGCATCCACCCGCCGCGTGGCAACCTCTGAAAACGCTGCTCGTTCTCTGTGTTCCCGCACCTCCAGTAAAGCTGCCAGCGGATACTTGCTCATGCCACAAGTTGTTTGAGTCCAGCCAGTGTTTCGTCAAACGAAGAACGCTCATCCAGGCCCTGCTTCAAAAAAGTATTGATGATATCGATTTTGTCGATAGCCTCGTCAGCTTTTGCGTCAGCGCCTTTCTTGTACTCACCCATCTCCAGCAACAATTTGATTTCATTATACTTGGCCATTAAACTACGAACTTTGCCGGCGATGGTCTTGTGTTCTTTGGTCACGACATCCCCCATGCAACGGCTGGTACTGGCCAGAATGTCAATGGCCGGGTAATGGTTCGCTGCTGCCAGGTCGCGGGACAAGATAATATGACCGTCCAGAATAGAGCGTGTTTCATCAGCGATAGGCTCGTTCATATCGTCGCCCTCTACAAGCACGGTGTACAAGGCAGTGATAGAACCCTTATCCGAAGTTCCAGCCCGCTCCATCAACTTTGGCAAGCTGGCGAAGACCGATGGCGGATATCCTCGGCGTGTCGGCGGCTCACCCGAGGCCAGACCAATTTCTCTCAAAGCTCGGCCAAAACGCGTAATCGAGTCCATCATCAAAAGCACGGACTTCCCTTGATCACGAAAATACTCAGCCAAGGCTGTTGCAGTATATGCTGCGGTCAGCCGTTCCATAGATGCCCGGTCCGAGGTCGATACCACGAGCACTGTGCGTTTCATGCCCTCTGGCCCTAAGTCTCGCTCCACGAAATCCCGAACCTCACGGCCGCGTTCACCAATGAGCGCCAACACGTTTACGTCAGCCTGAGCCCCTTTGATCAGGCAGGCGAGCAGAGTTGACTTTCCAACTCCAGCCGCGGCAAAAATTCCCATGCGTTGGCCCTCGCCTACGGTTAACAATCCATCGATCGCTCGGATTCCCATAGACATTGGTTGTTCAATGCGTCGACGAATCATAGGGTTCGGCGGATCGGCATACACAGGATAATGGTCAAGCGCTTCAATAGGCTCTCCGCCGTCTATGGGATCTCCGAGGCCGTTGAGTACGCGCCCAAGGACGCCCGGCCCCACAGGAATTTTATGCACATCGTTGGAGGGGATAACTTCGGTGGATGAAGAGATACCTTTGTGAATATCGCCGAGTGGGGTGAGCAACGCCGCGTCACGGGCAAAGCCCACCACGACGGCCTTAAGTTCTGAATCGGGTTCCCAATGGTTGCGTAGCGAAACAAGCTCACCGACTTTCACTCTCGGCGCCATGGCCTTAATCATCGTACCCGTCACCTCGATGACCTTGCCGCGCACCTCCACGCTATCGACATCCTGGAGAGCTTCTTCTAGGGTCCTAGATATGGACGTATCCAGGCTCATGCTGACTTTTTCTCCTCTTGTAACCTGTTGGCGAAAGCTTTGCGTATAGCTTTAAGCTGTGTATCCACGCTGCAATCAACGTGGCCAACTTCAGTAGCCAACAGGCAATCTCCCTTCTTCAACCGTTCATCGGGTATCACCTCAATCACTTCGAATCCAGGATACTCTGACGAGGTGATCGTTTCCCGAATGGTTTGAGCCACCTCAGGTCGCACGTGCAACCGTGCTTTTTTCTGTCCCTGGATGTAATACAACGACTGCTTCACAATTTTGAGTACCACACCCCGGTCGTCCATTTGGCCTAAAATTTTGTTTAGCGCGGCCATGACCAAATCAACAGTAATATCCTCCAGCGAGTGCAGATACTTAATGGCGTCGGCCGTATACTGTATCATCAACTCAGCTGCCTGCGCCTTGGCTTCTTCCTGGCCCTGCTTAAATCCTTCGGCCTTCTGCCTGTCGAATTCAGCCTGAACCGAATCCCGCAGTCGTTGGGCTTCCTCATGCGCCTGACGAAGCATTTTGCTCGAATTCGTGACCTCGGCAAACTCCTTGGCCTTGATCACTTTTTGACCGGCAGTGAAGATCGGCATGTCTTTTAACAAAAACAGCTCACCCATCGCGGGTCGACCTCCTTGGAGCAAATTTTCAGAAATAACGAACGAATTCGTGCAACAGCGTTTGAGTCTTCTATGGAAGTACTCGTCACCGATACGGGAAAAATGTCGAGAGGCAGCTTCAGCGAGAGCCGCCAGAGCAATGGAGCCGGA includes these proteins:
- a CDS encoding type III secretion HpaP family protein; the protein is MTDKLNDVSMSHESAPTSEAQQVPRRHASHEQTDEFHRALHHGEHGEHGEKSQSDVHDDDREQRGDIQSVVQPDEFHDALHHGERGERGKKSQSDVHVGDREQKGETQSVPQPHAFSDVLHNREHGERGEKAHGDAHVGGREQKRDNQAAARPDTLFHDALHHSEHGERDEKLQSNAHIGDRKQKSDIQPVTHFNGKPAVGRDIASKRKFDDKTKVGQKIDHKNVKDSGVSMADAILSHLGGKPIKKGVGDKDHFWEANYSKAKDDGKEKRVGDKGAQDGLTRLVEEKKSLDRRGDTLHDSDSRQQQRDENVVAGSVQQPQTLGDRLLDSLGGSQEAGHTVQNDHAGMEAQIQEVCDRVLVSHEGTATGHEVRIQLKENVIPGTEVRLRMEGGKLSVQLVTNDAHSYAMLNELGTDLASRLNGKLPEDCVVHVEMEDGKQQQFGQSNHQDQGRSKEQRNLYDEMNHDS
- the sctO gene encoding type III secretion system stalk subunit SctO produces the protein MSKYPLAALLEVREHRERAAFSEVATRRVDAQEKREAVEARRKELADYIEWRERKAESMMSELTGGLHSPDHILRVVSYIQDLKHGDAEYRDKVAQAEDILRKAEIEVEKAKAKRQALTQEKEKLEKHKETWLNEEAKRQLLAEEEELEDFTSRSRASLFDGEDAL
- the sctN gene encoding type III secretion system ATPase SctN; the protein is MSLDTSISRTLEEALQDVDSVEVRGKVIEVTGTMIKAMAPRVKVGELVSLRNHWEPDSELKAVVVGFARDAALLTPLGDIHKGISSSTEVIPSNDVHKIPVGPGVLGRVLNGLGDPIDGGEPIEALDHYPVYADPPNPMIRRRIEQPMSMGIRAIDGLLTVGEGQRMGIFAAAGVGKSTLLACLIKGAQADVNVLALIGERGREVRDFVERDLGPEGMKRTVLVVSTSDRASMERLTAAYTATALAEYFRDQGKSVLLMMDSITRFGRALREIGLASGEPPTRRGYPPSVFASLPKLMERAGTSDKGSITALYTVLVEGDDMNEPIADETRSILDGHIILSRDLAAANHYPAIDILASTSRCMGDVVTKEHKTIAGKVRSLMAKYNEIKLLLEMGEYKKGADAKADEAIDKIDIINTFLKQGLDERSSFDETLAGLKQLVA
- a CDS encoding HrpE/YscL family type III secretion apparatus protein — encoded protein: MGELFLLKDMPIFTAGQKVIKAKEFAEVTNSSKMLRQAHEEAQRLRDSVQAEFDRQKAEGFKQGQEEAKAQAAELMIQYTADAIKYLHSLEDITVDLVMAALNKILGQMDDRGVVLKIVKQSLYYIQGQKKARLHVRPEVAQTIRETITSSEYPGFEVIEVIPDERLKKGDCLLATEVGHVDCSVDTQLKAIRKAFANRLQEEKKSA